The nucleotide window CTGTCACAACACCAGTTACCAATCCTGTAACTCCTCCTGCACAGATTAATGCTCCAGCCATTCCAGGGCAAAGTTGGTGTGTTGCCAGGAGTGGAGCCCCGGAGAATCAACTTCAGTCAGCTTTGGACTATGCCTGTGGAATTGGAGGGGCAGATTGTTCATTGATACAGCAAGGAGGGAGTTGCTATAATCCCGATACTCTTCAAAGCCATGCCTCATTTGCATTCAATAGCTATTATCAGAAGAATCCTGTGGCAACAAGCTGTGATTTTGGAGGGACTGCTGTTGTTGTCAGCACCAATCCAAGTGagaaattgattttcttttttttttaatgttattttcttgcttttgttgcaattttTAACATGATTCATTTTCACCCATCTGAAATTTTTACAGGTAGTGGCTCTTGTGTTTATCCATCATCAgcatcatcttcatcaacatcatcaatgaCACCACCATCAACAACTCCAACAACTCCAACAACAACACCAACACCAACACCAATTGCAACAGCTCCTCCTGCTACCACAACTGCATCCCCATTACTACCAGGAGTACCAGGGTAAAGTTTTTATCAACATCCAATCATTTAGTGACATGTCATCattagtatacaaattaatattcattgtcAGTGTATCGTTTTACTTGTGTGCTATTTACATTGATTTGTGTTACTGGCAGATCTGTTACTCCACCAACAGTGTTAAATTCAAGCAGTCCGAACACGGTTTTTGGGTCAGATAGTCCTCCAGTGGTGAACACATCAACAACCACATCAATTAAGGCACAACACTTGAAGGGCTACTTCACTTTGGTAATATCCCTTGTTACCGGAATCATCATTCTACAGGTATAGAACAAAGATCATTGTTGCAGGTACATTGATGAATCAGAAGCTCTCAGATCCATCCATCTCTTCAGGAAAGTTAAGAAACAAGAGGTGAGGTGACTACCAAGAGGCTCAAACGTCTACTTGAAACATAACATGTTCTGTACTTGAAATTAGGCTAATATGGTTGTAAAATAGGAAGTTTTGATGCCACTGTATTTGTTTGCTTTGAATTGATGTAAAGTTAGTAGTTAAAATGCTGAGTATTGCTTGTGATAATTGAGTGATTAAATAGATTTTAGAAGTTAAAGATTAGTGGTGGTTTCATAGAGAGGTCCATACTCTGATAGGGATGGCATGGCATGCACAGTCAATCAGTCCAATGGGTGCATTATGCAGCTGCAATTCATTGTATTTTAAGTAGCATTTGGAATTGTAATTGTTAGCAATGTAAATGTAATTACCAatgcataaaaatatttaaaagttacaTTTCAATTCATGGTTTTACTAGGATTCAAATCAACGTTATATGAAACAATTGAAAACCAGATTTAAATCCCTACGATGCATTTGGTTTAGGTAacgttttattactaaaattgaaatattactttgaagatcattatatatatatgattgttatatttgataaaatttagtaagtataaataattattgtgtttagtgaggataataaaaaaattttaatatattattttacttaaatacccttagatatagttattttaaaatatcctttttatgttacttattatgtaaaaaatttataaataaaaatataattataataaattcaaaattacaaataaaataatttaagtaataaaaaatagagtaaCTGAATAATCTTTACCTACTCTTAACTAAATGCCCCTTTAAAGTTCAGggttataattttaaaattattatgatatatattttgtattttgtttatttctagTTTAATGTGATTCTTTCCAATTTTAAGGTTATATATGTCTATTCTCTATGGAAAAAGTTAAGTAATAATTCTTCAAATCTTCCTTCCTGTTTCATGGTATCAACATCTGGTTTCCTACCTAACATTCTATTCCCTAGCTTGGATTGTTGTCCCTACATTTTATGGATTTATATATGGTTTTCAACATTCCCctttaagttgaaaaataatatttttttaattcccaATTTAAATTGTTAACTCTAAATTTTAGGAATTTATTTCTGGTTTCCAATAAATTCAAAAGTCTAGAATTTAGGACTCAATTTAGATGTAACAATAACCTTcacttaataatattaaaagtctCTTTTATTTAAACCCAGAATTATCATATTAAGTGAaaacaaaacccaaaattttgaatCGATAATTTATAGGATGGGATAATGCTTTTTATTAAGTTATCAAAATGGGTTTATTTTgcatatcataatattataggACTCTCCATGGTTATAAGTCTTGCTGAAGTAGAAAAAGAGCAGTAAGTAGTAAAATTTAGAGTTGAGATTCACATCTTTGGAAGAGAATTATTAGACAGCCAAGAAAGAGGAAGACAGAGCATGTGCCTAATAAAGTCCCATGTTTCTTGGCATCTTGTACTCTGTCAAATCCCCACCATGAAATTTACTGTAACCCACTTAGAAAACTAagttgattaaatatttattaaggCACGGTGGTGTACCTTAATAATATTGTATGAAACTCGAGTGGTGTGATCCGTTCGTGATCGACTTCAAATCATTgtttagtttagttcaaattgaGTCTAAGTGAAAGAAATttaagttagagattgacttaAAGTTGTTATCTTGTTGACATTGTTGTATCGAAGTTCGTTTTGTTGAtaactcttcttctttttttacgatgattcttttatatttgaacgaatatttttcttttctattaattCTTTTTCTACTTGGACAATACTATTCACTATTCAACAAATTGAGTTGATCCTTGGCTTGGATTAGTTCCATTCGAATCTATCCTTTTACAAAACTATGAAAAAAGATATTTGCTAAATAATGTTCTTAGATtactcatttgattttaaaataacaattatcaTGACATGTAATGATGTAATAATAAAACtgtatttacatatttttgcgtatacaaataaatacatatttaatgtattatcatataattaaataattttttaattaaaaataaaataatatttaatcacaaaacAACATATCAATATTGGTATCCGAATTGACACTAATTATAGATGTCTATAAcattattatgaatataaagCAAAAACATTGTCGTGTATATTGAGTATAATATAGAATtatatgattctattttatcaagttttattttgaatttatagttcgaCTTTTGATATATTAATACAGTGATATATGGCAAACAAAATCCTATTATTTGTAACAGGATCAAGATATAGAATCTCAAATATAAAGTCAGAAAACCTAAGTTGGACACAATACTTTAAAATTGAGTACACATATTagtgttttattatattatctatattaaaacGAGATGCCTAGACTCTCAATAGTAACTTGAGTGGTATTAGCTAGTTTGAGATCcttaagaagaaaattttggatTCAAGATTCCGTAAGttcatattaaaatcaaatattgacTTAATTGATATAATGGTTATAAGGTCGATCACTGAatttcagatttaatttttttatatgattaacacaatctcaaaaaaaaaaaaaaaagtccaacTCAATGAGAATTAATTggtagaaaaaaaatagaggCCCTGACAATGATTTGCtaggttttattgttttagtgGTTGGGTGTCATCAAGTTACTCGTTAATAAAACAGTAAAAGTATGTACATAAATAacgatatgttattatgtgatagatattattttatttttaatttttaactatttaattatataataatatattattatttatatataaaattatataaaatatactactctcaacaaaagaaaaaatttatggaCACCATTACGTTGGTCACAAAAAGTGGTAGAGGTGCTGATCATGTCATTTTTAGACTAGGAAGACGTGGAAAGGTCAAAAAATTCATCCTAAAAATCAGAAGAAACTAGGAAAGGGTTGGAGAAAAATTTGACGGTAAGATTCTCCATGCAATTATTTGGAGACAGAGTTGAAATGTAATGCATTGGATGCCATTTGCTGAAACAAATAATCCAATTTAACACAAGGGCCCATTTTACAAACATGTTGATGTGAATAATGACTTGGGATACTGAGCATGCTTATAATTTATTGACAGTTGAAGTGAGAGACCCCATTAGCAATAAAATCTTGTGGTACAAACATGATATTGTGGTTGTTAATGAAAATTGAAGACAACGCATTGAGTTTGACATTTGACATTGAAGATGTAAGAACAAAGCGAGAGAGGAAGTGGCCTTGGGATCTTGTGATGCTGAAGCTTCACAAAGATTTTGctgtttttgtatttaaaaagcAAATCTTACATcaataaagtttcaaaaatgcTAGACATGCCCTATAAAGAAGGCAAATTACCATCTTTAACAATccatatatcaataaaatatgagaaaaatatataaaactccCAAATTGTTAAAATACGTTTAGGTTACAAAACCCAAATGCAAAATCTTAATAGTCTgtccaaaacaaacaatatcTCAAAAATTGGCTAACTTCTTAAAAGCAAAACCATAGGTATGTCCAAAACAGACAATATTTATACATTCTGTAGTATAACCCGGAAAGAATCCAAGAAAATGGTCAGTCAAGTTTCTTCTTGTacacatttattttcttttttctccattTAACTAccatattaattttgatataaacatatataagaCAATTTAATGGATGAGAgacataaaaatgattttacacaTCAGACTTATCTAAAACTTGAGCTACCCTAAATTACAAGTGTAACCTTTCACATTACAAAATTGTGCCATTACAATCTTCCAGCTCTGGACTCTGGTAGTAAAGACTCCATTGCCATGCATATGATAAGCATACCAGAGAAAGTGTAAATGTTTCTAGTcctgagaattaaaaaaaaatataataaaaatgttctCCATTGACattaagcaagaaagatggctcTGCTCTCTACAATCAAGCAGCATTTCTACAAGAAAAATGGTTCTTACAGCTTCTTGCTCTACTACTTTTTCCTAAATTCTTCACAAAGTAGACTTAAGGTGCTACATCATGCCATATGCACATCGATAACTACATTATGCAATGTTTCATCGCTTTGAGAAGACCACCAAGATCAACATTGACATTGAAACTACTACCTTGAAACAAGAAGTCTCCCAGAAATTCTGTTTTTCAATACCCACTGGCGCACCTTGTTTTGTTGCTAACTGCTCTCTTAGTTCTTTCAATGCTTTGTCCCTATGCTCACCCACCTGTTGCAATGAATGAAATATATGTAAGATACACATGTAATAGCTGTTAAATATAGTCACAGTACAGACAATAAAAGGGTTGAAGGATGAAAGCGTGGCGTAGATCTTCATAGGTAATGCAAGTTTTGAGAGCATGAAACCATGTCTTGATATGATCATTCAGTCGATTAAAGGATGACAGCTTATAGGCTTAgtagaataaagaaaaactatttGCAGTCGATAGTGCAGCTCAACTAtttttaaatactcaattaggtattcaaataatgtgttattatatgcttgagtgattttaaattacaaatttaagttACACCCTCACTTCTAGTGAGTAGACTGAGTGCATCAACCAAAGCAAGAAATTCGATCATATTGCTGGACCTATTGTTCCATCCTGTTTTGGatagaaaaagataaagagatagaCATACCCTTTGAAGCTTTCgtgtttgagctcgagcttccTGGAGGCAGAACTCCAACTTCAACACCCTCTTTTTCAGTTCCTGATCAGCTCGCCGCTGCTTCTCCAACTGTTTAGAAAATAGGTTGAAGACCATAATTAAACAAGATTCACAATCATCTAgagatgaaaattaaatttgagattggAGACTCatgaaatgaatatattttagaatCACCTGTGATTCCAAGTCTTTAGCTTTGAGCTTCCAATGGGCAGACATAATCCTTACTTCATCTCTTAGTTTGGCTATTTCTTCATCCTTAACAACAAGAAGTTTATTCATCTTTTCGAGATTCTTTGGAGAAAACTCGTCCAACAACTTCCTTACTTCACAATCCTTGTTTGCCTCGGCCTTGGCAACAGCTTGCATAATATCATGTTCAATTCTCAAAACTTCATCTTTCAGTAGCTTTTGGGAAAATTCCCTCGCTTGAAGATCCTTTTGCAAATGATGTAATTGTTCTCCAAGCCTAGTTACACGGTCCTCATGCTCCTTTAACGAATTATTCTTTTCATCTAATTCTTTAACCAATACAGAGCATTGAAGCTGAGCAGCTTGAGCTGATGTGGCACTTGCATCTGCAGTTGCTTGTGTGCAAACAAGCTGCTCTTGAAGATCATCCAATCGCTTCAGGTACTGAGTCACATAAAACTATGATCAGAATCACAGAACAAGAACACAGCTTGCATTAGCTGATCATATAAATTACTTATCCTTTTTtgtctataattttttttcgtATGAAGCAAAGTAATTTCATTAACAgaggaaagaagagaaaaactgAAAAAGGGTCCACAGGGACATCAAAAAAGGCCACACTGAATACAGTTTAAAGACTGTTGCATGCGGCAAGGATATGATGAATCAATCATTCAACTAGCAGCATCAATGAACTGTTTTCCAATTCTACTAggaacttgaaaaataaaaaacttaggaatatgttatattatatatgatggaAAAGCAGAAAGTCATGATGCCAAATAATTTTTACAAGGAAAATCAGGCAACTATGATAATGAGCATGTAACAAATCTTTTCCAAATTCAAAACCAATTGGCTAAGTCATTTAACAATATGACTTGATGAATTTCAATTAATGAAACAGACATTACATGCTCCATTAATGAATAACAAGGTGACCATCGGCATCCAAGGTTCTTTGTGCATGTCCAATTGTGTAATGTTCAGCCACGtggaaagatgaaaataaaatttggtagtgGTTCAGTGTATGGCGACAGATATACAAccttttagtttcttttaatAACTAAAGTTCAAACAGAAGCACTTCATAATTATGAAGCATAAATGTGAGCTCAACTTATGATTCATGAGGAAGTTCCTTAAAATTTTGGATCTATACTAATAGATAACTACAATAGTCTATATTATTGGAAAATTACTTTTGATGTTGTTGCAGAAAATCACCCTTTTGGATCTTTTGGTAGGATTTCTAAACTCAATCAAGTGACAATTTTTCAAGAGATCCACCAAATTGCATGCAGCCACAAAACAATGGAAACCAAAACACAATGAAGAACAAACACCCAATTTACATGAGAAAACATCCTCAATGTGAGGGGACGGAAAAACCACAGGAAAACAATCTTCCAGTATGTCAAAATAGGTTTACAACCCAAGGTTATCTCTTGATAAAACTAGAAATATACACCAACACtcaatacataataatttagtCAAAAAAGGAACAAGCTTTATACAAAACAAACTATGAATCTCACCAAAACAAGAGGCCAACTTTGAACATTATATCTCTTTGTTTGGAACATGAAACTAGATCTCCACCTTACACAATCATGAaccaacatataaaaattaagatcaaTCAGACGACGAATCAATCAGAATAGTTTATCAAAATTGGTCATAGTcacaaaatccaaaaattttttctttctttctttttgtttttcaagcTCTTCATGTCACCAGAAAGCTTTCAAAGAGAAGCACAAGAAAGATCCAAAAACTGTCCTTTCCTTAATGGCTCACACATATAGTTGCCAAACAAGAGTAAAAGAGAACAAAAGTTATCCTTCTGGCTTGACTGTTTTTCAGCTAACCTACTAAGAAATTAATTGTAAAagcttctttctctctctctctccctcttttttttttttttaaaactcatatgGGTCCTACCACATGGACGAGACCATCCAACAAATCTCCCCATCATGCCCAAGTGGGGGTCATACCTACAACTTGTTTGCAGACAACAAGCTTCACCAGAAATAGGGTCTCTGTCATCATGTCAGATCCATTTTCATCAGTATGAATTTTCTCGATGTAAAACTCCATTTCCAACACATCTCAAATCCAATGATACCTCATATTTATGTGTTTGGATTTGGTTTGCCAATTGCTCCAATCCTTTGCTGCCAGCTGGAATATTCTCCTCTCCCTTGCTGCTATGCAACTTACTGCTGTTGTACTCCATTCTTCTtagcttcttcttcattttgtgAGATACATACACCCGAGATCTAATAGATTCATTcgtcattttgtataaacttGTTCCtttaaatcaaaaatattaaataaagagTTGGTgtatatctctaattttatcTAAAGAAAACCTTTGGTTGTAAACCTGTTTGACATAATGAAATATTGTCTTCTCGTGGTTTTTTCATCTCCTCGCATTGAGGAGGTTTTTTCACGTAAATTGGGAGTGCTTGTTGTCTATTATGTTTTGGTTTCATTGCTTTGTGACTACATGCATTTGGATAGATCTTTTGAAAAAATGTCACTTGATAAAAATCCTACTGAAAGATTCGAAAGGTTATTTTTTTCCAACAAACTACTATCAAGGTTCGAAGGAGGGCATTAAACACAAAGATGCGCCCCTCCCAACAGTCCTAGCTACCAAGAAGTCTCCAAGCTAAGAGTGTTTGCAGATGCCATTGTGAGGCACATATAACACTTGAGGAGTGGAAAAGTGGACAAACAGGGGCAAGTGATGTGGGATGTCCATTATGCATGAGCAAGGTAGTCACATTCAAAGATGCTTATGTGTGCCAAAGATGGAAGCAGGAGTTCGCTAAGTGTAATGCCACAAGCTAATTATTCGGACATGTAAAGCAGACATTTGCAAGAGATATGCACAAGTGCGTGCACACTATTAAGTAGGAGTGAGTGCCATAGCTCAAGGCAAAATCATCATGACATGGACAACAATGTGAGAAGAGAGTGAAAGATTATTGGTTTCATTGTGAGATCAACAGTGAAGAGTATGCGTGACCTTGAAGAAGGGGTTAGACCATCCCCTGCATAAATTGATCGAGTGTCTAAACCACTCTCTTGATGGGTccataaaatgacaaaactaGTGACCCTAAGCCTATAAAGGTTGTACACAAGGTTGAACATCAAGAATGGGTGTAATTGGGGGTGTCGCATAAGCAATTGTGCCGTGCCAAGCCTCAAGGCTAGtacaaaagtataaaaattgtaaaaattgcAATACCATTACACAATAAATAACTTCAATGGATGCCTCATTAAGCAATTATATCATTAGCTAAAGATGCTATTGAAACAAcatctcaaactcaaattcacaGTTAAAGTAGTAGGAAAGTTATCAATTTATTGATGATAGATGTTAGTTATATACACCATCTTTACATGCATCAAACatttttgtctcatattcaaggaAACAATCTCCAAACAGCAAAGAAAcacaaaatgaaaacaagaaagaaaaacataaacaaaaaaagatgcaataaaacaacattattatttCAGATCAACTCAACCAACATTTTATTAGTTAACCAAAAGCTCATTTCATTGAAATTAATACCTTCTCAGTATTAGAAACTGAAGCCTCAAGCTGTCCATTCCTCTCCTCCAATTTCTTCTGCAATCTACAAATCTCTTCCTCCATGTTCTTTACCTTTGTTTCAGCCTCCTGTGAAAACCAAAAGCAAATGAAACTCAAttctcaaaaacaatttcaaaatcacCCTCTTGACCCCACAAACAAAAACTTCCCCAAAAGGCAAAAATAATTGAATCCAAGGCTTCAACAAATAGGACCCTTATGaattcatcatcaaaacaaCACAAAAGAGCTCAATCAAGAATCAAACTAAAAACCTGTCTTGTTATGCTCTCTTTCACAAAAGATTGCTCCTGTGATGCCAAACGGCTCCTAACCTCCTTCAACTCAGCTGCTAAAGACACAACATTTCTTCTAAAACTCTGCTTCTTTTCATTCAAATCCTTCAACAAAGGATCGATATCCCTAACAGCAAGTGACGATGACATGGATATTTGATTAACCTGATAAAAAAACCTATTAAAAATCAACCTTAATCCAGCGGTTGATATGAAGATCCTATAAAAGAAGTTGACACACTGAATCAACTCCTGAATGGGCTCATAGGTTGCTTCTGAACCTCCAAGTAAAAGCTATTGTCTTCTTCGTATCTGCTTGCGAAGAAGGTAGTTTAGTATTTAATTTGAAGCATTTCCTAATGAACAAAAacagatattaattaaatgaaatttaacttGCACAACTAGTACATGCAGAATTTCAAATCAAAGGTTCAAAATCTAAATCAATTTAATGTAAACTTAAATACTATGTATCATTTCTCTTTAAACAAGTCTCTCTCAAGAATACAAAGATTTaataagaaaacagaaaattgaatttattttttatggctAATAATAGACCAAATATGAACCTACCTAGATTGTTctgaagagagagagacagcAGAGAATTAAATAAAAGCACGTAAAGAAACTGTCCATTTCATGTCATAactcataataaataaattatcatgaaactttagagagagaaagtcaGACTTTTACTtcaaaaatcattgaaaaaaataaagtattttcaaaaaacacaaaacaaaaattaaaactttagctGATTTTAAGTAACCCCACTTAGTTTCTTTTTTCCACAAATCATGCAATCAATAAATTATCATGATAAATATGAAAAGA belongs to Mangifera indica cultivar Alphonso chromosome 2, CATAS_Mindica_2.1, whole genome shotgun sequence and includes:
- the LOC123209422 gene encoding nuclear envelope-associated protein 2-like, which encodes MSSSLAVRDIDPLLKDLNEKKQSFRRNVVSLAAELKEVRSRLASQEQSFVKESITRQEAETKVKNMEEEICRLQKKLEERNGQLEASVSNTEKYLKRLDDLQEQLVCTQATADASATSAQAAQLQCSVLVKELDEKNNSLKEHEDRVTRLGEQLHHLQKDLQAREFSQKLLKDEVLRIEHDIMQAVAKAEANKDCEVRKLLDEFSPKNLEKMNKLLVVKDEEIAKLRDEVRIMSAHWKLKAKDLESQLEKQRRADQELKKRVLKLEFCLQEARAQTRKLQRVGEHRDKALKELREQLATKQGAPVGIEKQNFWETSCFKVVVSMSMLILVVFSKR